In Xenopus laevis strain J_2021 chromosome 2S, Xenopus_laevis_v10.1, whole genome shotgun sequence, a genomic segment contains:
- the fam76b.S gene encoding protein FAM76B gives MASALYACTKCHQRYPFEELSQGQQLCKECRIAHPIVKCTYCRSEFQQESKTNTICKKCAQNVKQFGTPKPCQYCNIIAAFIGTKCQRCTNSEKKYGPPQTCEQCKQQCAFDRKEEGRRKVDGKLLCWLCTLSYKRVLQKTKEQRKSLGSTHSNSSSSSLTEKDQHHSKHHHHHHHHHRHSSSHHKISSLSPEPEQGIWKQSHKSSTVIQNETPKKKPKLEFKPSNGDSSSINQSTDSGGTDNFVLISQLKEEVMSLKRLLQQRDQTILEKDKKLTELKADFQYQENNLRTKMNGMDKAHKDFVEQLQGKNRELLKQVAALSKGKKFDKSGSILTSP, from the exons gaGTGCCGAATTGCTCATCCGATTGTGAAATGCACATACTGTAGATCAGAATTTCAGCAGGAGAG TAAAACCAACACGATATGCAAGAAATGTGCACAAAATGTTAAGCAGTTTGGCACC ccCAAGCCTTGCCAGTACTGTAACATCATAGCTGCATTCATTGGCACCAAGTGTCAGCGCTGCACCAACTCAGAGAAAAAATATGGACCTCCTCAGACATGTGAACAATGCAAGCAACAATGTGCTTTCGATCGGAAGGAGGAGGGAAGAAGAAAG gttgATGGAAAGCTGTTGTGTTGGCTTTGTACGCTCTCCTACAAGAGGGTTCTTCAGAAGACTAAAGAGCAACGGAAAAGTCTGGGATCAACCCATTCAAATTCGTCTTCCTCTTCTCTTACGGAGAAAGATCAGCATCATTCTAaacaccaccaccaccatcaccACCACCACAGGCACAGCAGCAGCCACCACAA AATTAGTAGTCTAAGTCCAGAACCAGAGCAGGGAATATGGAAGCAAAG TCATAAATCCAGTACAGTGATTCAGAATGAAACTCCAAAGAAAAAGCCCAAACTGGAATTCAAGCCATCTAATGGAGATAG TAGCTCCATCAATCAGTCCACAGACAGTGGAGGCACAGACAACTTTGTCTTGATCAGCCAGTTAAAGGAGGAAGTGATGTCTCTGAAGCGTCTCTTGCAGCAAAGAGATCAAACTATTCTTGAAAAGGACAAAAAG CTAACAGAGTTGAAAGCAGACTTCCAATACCAAGAGAATAATCTGAGGACAAAGATGAATGGTATGGATAAAGCTCACAAAGATTTTGTTGAACAGTTGCAG GGCAAGAACAGAGAATTACTGAAACAGGTTGCCGCTTTGTCGAAGGGTAAAAAATTTGACAAAAGTGGGAGTATACTTACATCTCCTTAA